From one Bifidobacterium sp. WK012_4_13 genomic stretch:
- a CDS encoding 2,3-diphosphoglycerate-dependent phosphoglycerate mutase: MLIIMRHGQSTWTDKSVNRFAGWVDIPLTHIGIQQAQHAGELLRQSDIRPDYVFTSLLRRSIVSADIVLDAIDRSWLPVQRSWRLNERHYGAFQGETRPAMLDRYGDEMFATYRRSYDVRPPEIDVNSPYFQGSDPRYSDSFSDGLDDRDPSLIRSECLKDLAERLQPYWDSRIAPLLVAGKTVLVVTHGSVVRAIVKMLEQVSDEAIRSINVPTGVPMAYSFLTRADGSLAVDGRGRYLDQQAAERGMAEVSALGRAPR, translated from the coding sequence ATGCTTATCATCATGCGACATGGTCAGAGCACATGGACGGACAAGTCGGTGAATCGCTTCGCCGGCTGGGTCGATATTCCACTGACTCACATCGGGATCCAACAGGCGCAGCATGCTGGTGAGCTGCTGCGGCAGTCCGACATTCGACCTGACTATGTCTTCACCTCGCTTCTTCGCAGGTCCATCGTGAGCGCCGACATCGTTCTCGATGCCATTGACCGCTCATGGCTGCCGGTGCAGCGATCCTGGAGGCTGAACGAACGTCACTATGGGGCGTTCCAAGGCGAGACGCGTCCGGCGATGCTTGACCGATATGGCGATGAGATGTTCGCAACCTACCGTCGCTCCTACGATGTTCGACCACCTGAGATAGATGTGAATTCACCCTATTTCCAAGGCTCAGATCCTCGATATTCAGACTCGTTCAGCGATGGTCTCGATGACAGGGACCCCTCCCTCATCAGAAGCGAATGTCTGAAGGATCTTGCCGAGAGACTTCAGCCATACTGGGATTCACGCATCGCACCGTTGCTCGTCGCAGGCAAGACGGTGCTGGTCGTCACGCATGGCTCCGTGGTGCGTGCGATCGTCAAGATGCTGGAGCAGGTCAGTGACGAGGCCATTCGTTCGATCAACGTTCCCACAGGAGTGCCGATGGCCTACTCCTTCTTGACTCGCGCCGATGGAAGCCTTGCAGTTGATGGACGCGGGCGATATCTCGATCAGCAGGCCGCGGAACGTGGCATGGCTGAGGTGTCGGCGCTCGGCCGCGCGCCGCGCTGA
- a CDS encoding aspartate carbamoyltransferase regulatory subunit, producing the protein MEVTSVTNGIIIDHVPAGTALKVLQFLHIDPAKAKLALIMNASSRRYGSKDIIKIEDETGVDLNVLGLIARQATVDIVKGGRIIDKQRPSLPEHVVNVINCANPRCVTTTEHGIDQMFHLMHTERQEYRCDYCDEEAKI; encoded by the coding sequence ATGGAAGTCACCAGCGTCACCAACGGAATCATCATCGATCATGTTCCGGCAGGAACGGCACTGAAGGTGCTGCAGTTCCTCCACATCGATCCCGCAAAGGCCAAGCTTGCGCTCATCATGAATGCGAGCAGCAGACGCTATGGCAGCAAGGACATCATCAAGATCGAGGACGAGACCGGCGTCGACCTGAATGTGCTGGGCCTCATCGCTCGCCAGGCGACGGTGGACATCGTCAAGGGTGGCAGGATCATCGACAAGCAGAGGCCAAGCCTTCCCGAACATGTCGTCAACGTCATCAACTGTGCGAATCCAAGATGCGTCACCACCACGGAGCATGGCATCGATCAGATGTTCCATCTGATGCACACCGAACGTCAGGAATACCGTTGCGATTATTGCGACGAGGAGGCAAAGATCTGA
- the pyrE gene encoding orotate phosphoribosyltransferase, translated as MVAFDPINGETISQRFTSFLLQVGALRFGDFTLKSGRKSPYFINAGAFDNGEKIALLGEFYAQTIVQAVKSGDLPVDIDTVFGPAYKGIPLAVSTSIALASAHDMPVGYTFDRKEAKDHGDGGIMVGTQLRDGMKVLLVDDVMTAGTAIHEVVPKLKSQADVEIVGLVLSVDRMEHINGSKLSAVASVEKEFGFPVFSIANVQEIFDTAAQMTEADGTPIISEQLQEQAHDYFIEYGC; from the coding sequence ATGGTAGCTTTTGACCCAATCAATGGTGAGACGATCAGTCAGAGGTTCACCTCGTTCCTTTTGCAGGTTGGAGCCTTGCGATTTGGCGACTTTACGCTGAAATCAGGCAGAAAGTCACCATACTTCATCAACGCCGGTGCTTTCGACAATGGCGAGAAGATAGCGCTTCTGGGTGAATTCTACGCACAGACCATCGTGCAGGCCGTCAAGAGCGGCGATCTGCCCGTCGACATCGACACGGTCTTCGGTCCGGCATACAAGGGCATTCCACTGGCTGTCTCGACATCGATTGCGCTCGCATCAGCACATGACATGCCCGTGGGATATACCTTTGACCGCAAGGAAGCCAAGGATCACGGCGATGGCGGCATCATGGTCGGAACGCAGCTTCGCGATGGCATGAAGGTACTGCTTGTCGACGATGTGATGACTGCCGGCACGGCCATCCACGAAGTGGTTCCGAAGCTGAAGAGCCAGGCGGATGTAGAGATCGTGGGATTGGTGCTGAGCGTCGATCGCATGGAGCATATCAATGGCTCAAAGCTGTCTGCGGTGGCATCGGTGGAGAAGGAGTTCGGATTCCCGGTGTTCAGCATCGCGAACGTTCAGGAGATCTTCGACACGGCAGCTCAGATGACCGAGGCCGACGGCACGCCCATCATCTCGGAGCAACTTCAGGAGCAGGCGCATGACTACTTCATCGAATATGGCTGCTGA
- a CDS encoding iron chaperone: MDTAALPPITDPIGDYIALQPADMQSRLYAVHQAIKSALPEATEKMAYGIPTFWQGRNLIHFAAFTRHIGIYPGSKAIEAFKDSLTAYRTSKGTIQIPNGSPVPLDLIREIALWSKDHNAR; this comes from the coding sequence ATGGACACAGCAGCGTTGCCACCGATCACGGATCCCATTGGCGATTACATCGCCTTGCAACCGGCTGACATGCAGTCTCGCCTATACGCGGTGCATCAGGCAATCAAGTCGGCGCTTCCCGAGGCCACGGAGAAAATGGCGTATGGAATTCCAACCTTCTGGCAGGGAAGGAATCTGATTCACTTCGCCGCCTTCACCAGGCATATCGGCATCTATCCAGGCAGCAAGGCCATCGAAGCGTTCAAGGACAGCCTGACGGCATACAGAACCAGCAAGGGGACCATCCAGATCCCCAATGGCAGTCCTGTCCCCCTTGATCTCATTCGGGAAATTGCACTCTGGAGCAAGGACCATAACGCCCGCTGA
- a CDS encoding dihydroorotate dehydrogenase electron transfer subunit, with protein MSPNHENCPHNEISGLSVSARDASCSEASRQGGLAHGGGSSDVVIDGASYLPSRHTVPIVSVDMLDEGVVQLVIRDRYIAEHAQPAQFANLYTHDGLRLMPRPFGICEIHGDEVSFVFAIVGAGTAQFSRLKAGDRIDVLGPLGTSFDLDASARYLLVGGGLGVPPLIQAAQELHREGRTEQVTAIFGYRRNHFADAIVGRYTEDVRSIDETEGNVITVLDRMEDELAQGSDRIVILSCGPTPMMKAIAGWASRRSIPTQFNLEERMGCGYGTCVVCVVDTIHGRKKVCLDGPVFTAQELGWEDEK; from the coding sequence ATGAGTCCGAATCATGAGAATTGTCCACATAATGAGATTTCTGGACTTTCGGTGTCTGCACGGGATGCAAGCTGCAGTGAAGCCTCTCGGCAGGGCGGTCTTGCCCACGGCGGTGGGAGCTCAGACGTCGTGATCGACGGTGCCAGCTATCTTCCGTCAAGGCATACGGTTCCGATAGTCAGCGTCGACATGCTTGACGAGGGCGTGGTGCAGCTTGTCATCCGAGACCGATACATCGCCGAACACGCGCAGCCTGCACAGTTTGCGAACCTCTATACGCATGACGGGCTTCGACTCATGCCGCGACCATTCGGCATATGCGAGATTCACGGCGACGAGGTGAGCTTCGTGTTTGCTATTGTCGGAGCAGGAACCGCACAGTTCTCGCGCCTGAAGGCAGGGGATCGGATCGATGTGCTGGGGCCTTTGGGCACAAGCTTTGACCTGGATGCCTCAGCCCGCTATCTGCTCGTCGGTGGAGGTCTTGGCGTACCCCCGCTGATTCAGGCAGCGCAGGAACTCCATCGCGAGGGCCGCACAGAGCAGGTCACGGCGATCTTTGGATATCGGAGGAATCATTTCGCCGATGCGATCGTCGGCCGATACACCGAGGATGTGCGCAGCATCGATGAGACGGAAGGCAATGTGATTACCGTGCTCGACAGGATGGAAGATGAACTGGCGCAGGGTTCGGATCGAATCGTCATACTTTCCTGCGGTCCTACGCCGATGATGAAGGCCATCGCAGGTTGGGCATCAAGACGCTCGATCCCCACGCAGTTCAACCTGGAGGAGCGCATGGGCTGCGGATACGGAACCTGTGTGGTGTGCGTCGTGGACACGATTCACGGCCGCAAGAAAGTCTGCCTCGATGGACCCGTGTTCACCGCACAGGAACTGGGATGGGAGGACGAAAAATGA
- the pyrF gene encoding orotidine-5'-phosphate decarboxylase, with amino-acid sequence MDKLVEAIRNFDNPSVVGLDPTVSLLPPQLLEGMEAGIGDFDTVKGQELWVAALNQRFMDFNASIIDAVKDIVPAVKVQIAMYEALGPAGVLTFAQTCRMAHDAGLHVIGDIKRGDIGSTAAAYASHLSGIARPKDETAQPSREAASAGANAAATDAAAVHASHSDREIGSFPWFEDSVTVNPYLGSDGIVPFVDAADEADKDIFVLVRTSNPSSDEFQELMTENGERLYEHVADRVEQWGAESLGTHGFSRVGAVVGATHPQVGAALRARMPHTMFLIPGYGAQGGTASDVAAMFDIHGEGAIVNSSRGIIGAWRKDPACKGPLSIEDSLHLVGMNARRAALDMRAKLNTALNERP; translated from the coding sequence ATGGACAAACTAGTCGAAGCCATACGGAATTTCGATAACCCGAGCGTCGTGGGCCTGGACCCCACGGTCTCCCTGCTTCCACCGCAGCTGCTGGAGGGCATGGAAGCAGGGATCGGAGACTTTGATACGGTGAAGGGCCAGGAGCTGTGGGTCGCCGCACTGAATCAGCGATTCATGGACTTCAACGCCAGCATCATCGACGCAGTGAAGGATATCGTTCCTGCCGTAAAGGTTCAGATTGCGATGTACGAGGCCTTGGGGCCTGCGGGCGTGCTCACCTTCGCGCAGACATGTCGGATGGCGCATGATGCTGGCCTCCATGTGATCGGCGATATCAAGCGCGGAGATATCGGTTCGACGGCGGCCGCATACGCGTCTCATCTTTCGGGCATCGCTCGTCCGAAAGATGAGACGGCACAGCCTTCACGCGAAGCCGCCAGCGCTGGTGCCAATGCGGCTGCAACGGATGCCGCGGCGGTCCACGCTTCGCATTCAGACCGGGAAATCGGATCATTCCCTTGGTTCGAGGATTCTGTGACGGTCAACCCATATCTCGGTTCGGATGGCATAGTCCCATTCGTCGATGCCGCCGATGAGGCCGACAAGGACATCTTTGTGCTTGTACGCACATCGAATCCGTCAAGCGACGAATTCCAGGAATTGATGACCGAGAACGGGGAGCGACTCTACGAACATGTTGCCGACCGGGTGGAGCAATGGGGCGCCGAATCCCTTGGGACGCATGGTTTCTCGCGTGTCGGGGCAGTCGTCGGTGCGACGCATCCGCAAGTCGGTGCGGCGCTTCGAGCCCGGATGCCGCATACGATGTTCCTTATCCCAGGCTATGGCGCGCAGGGGGGGACAGCGTCTGACGTGGCCGCTATGTTTGATATTCATGGTGAGGGTGCGATTGTGAACTCTTCGCGGGGCATCATCGGTGCCTGGCGCAAGGATCCGGCTTGCAAGGGCCCGCTTTCCATCGAAGATTCCCTGCATCTTGTGGGGATGAACGCTCGCCGGGCGGCGCTCGACATGCGAGCGAAGCTGAACACAGCATTGAACGAAAGGCCCTGA
- a CDS encoding dihydroorotase, producing MQPPDASRHAARGLFRVVFHGLRVWNSGEIIDVALPPAALNDAIDDGGLFSNLQTPATQGGGSARTALSQQPVLPNGSVCERSIHIDADGLTIAPGLCDPHVHFRDPGQRDKEDMLSGCRAAAAGGFTTVLLMPNTAPAMDGRHVDVASAGSDDADGIQDMRESGHDSVIDYLQHYAQSHGVVLPAKFLLSVCASVGRSGLKASDPQDWMRYLRSEIALDPSDAAMAEHPLVAISDDGSAVTSRTLAEVGANARRFSLPILDHCEHHETGVMNDGVTSRHLGLPGIPAATELAIVARDIEFARQTGTHMHLQHVSTALAFDAIRKAKGEGLPVTCETAPHYLALCDEDVQRFQTLAKMNPPLRSAADRDATIAAVADGTVDMLATDHAPHTMHEKMQGMVKSPNGIIGLETAYGVCHRVLVDSGAIDDERLIELMSVAPARLMGFEAPDIPRLLDTQAATAEDSDNVEAESQGNGSDRGAPERRILDLSGLNRSAVNSSAFDYTILDTRGTWTVKSANFHSKARNTPFEGMKVSGRAQATILDGRIAFSRIPASRLTEVSRLTGEDKLR from the coding sequence ATGCAGCCGCCGGATGCCTCTCGACATGCTGCCCGTGGTCTGTTCCGCGTCGTTTTCCATGGACTCCGCGTCTGGAATAGCGGTGAAATCATTGATGTGGCATTGCCACCGGCGGCATTGAACGATGCCATCGATGACGGGGGACTGTTCTCCAATCTGCAGACCCCCGCGACCCAGGGCGGCGGATCGGCAAGGACGGCCCTTTCGCAGCAGCCGGTCCTTCCGAATGGTTCAGTCTGCGAACGAAGCATTCACATCGACGCAGATGGGCTCACGATTGCGCCTGGACTGTGCGATCCGCACGTTCATTTCCGCGATCCAGGTCAGCGTGACAAGGAGGACATGCTTTCGGGCTGCCGCGCCGCTGCGGCAGGCGGGTTCACCACCGTCCTGCTGATGCCGAACACAGCTCCAGCCATGGACGGAAGACATGTCGATGTCGCCTCGGCAGGATCGGACGATGCAGATGGCATACAAGACATGCGCGAGTCAGGCCATGATTCGGTGATCGATTATCTTCAGCATTACGCGCAGTCGCATGGTGTCGTTCTGCCTGCAAAGTTCCTGCTCAGTGTGTGCGCAAGCGTCGGAAGGTCTGGGCTCAAGGCAAGCGATCCTCAGGACTGGATGCGATATCTGCGCTCTGAGATCGCCCTGGACCCGTCGGATGCGGCGATGGCCGAACATCCGCTGGTTGCGATAAGCGATGACGGTTCCGCGGTGACCTCACGGACCTTGGCCGAGGTCGGCGCCAATGCCAGGCGCTTCTCGCTGCCGATACTCGATCATTGCGAGCACCACGAGACGGGCGTGATGAATGATGGCGTGACTTCGAGGCATCTCGGTCTGCCAGGCATCCCCGCTGCCACGGAGCTTGCCATAGTCGCCCGGGACATCGAGTTCGCACGGCAGACCGGCACGCACATGCACTTGCAGCATGTGAGCACCGCGCTTGCCTTCGACGCCATACGCAAGGCCAAGGGCGAAGGGCTGCCGGTCACATGTGAGACGGCACCGCATTATCTGGCCCTTTGTGACGAGGATGTGCAGCGTTTCCAGACCTTGGCGAAGATGAATCCGCCGTTGCGAAGCGCCGCCGACCGCGATGCCACGATTGCTGCCGTGGCCGACGGGACGGTGGACATGCTTGCCACCGACCATGCGCCACACACCATGCACGAGAAGATGCAGGGCATGGTGAAGTCGCCCAATGGCATCATCGGCTTGGAGACTGCCTATGGCGTATGCCATCGGGTTCTGGTCGATAGCGGAGCGATCGACGACGAGCGGCTTATCGAGCTGATGTCGGTTGCCCCTGCGAGGCTGATGGGCTTCGAAGCCCCTGACATTCCTCGGCTGCTGGACACGCAGGCCGCAACGGCAGAGGACTCCGACAACGTCGAGGCCGAATCCCAAGGCAATGGTTCGGACAGAGGAGCCCCTGAACGCCGAATCCTGGATCTGAGCGGGTTGAATCGCAGCGCAGTGAATTCCAGCGCCTTTGATTACACGATTCTTGACACACGTGGCACATGGACGGTCAAGTCGGCGAACTTCCATTCGAAGGCGCGCAATACGCCATTCGAGGGCATGAAGGTTTCCGGCAGGGCACAGGCGACGATCCTCGATGGGCGGATCGCCTTCAGCCGGATCCCTGCGTCGCGGCTGACTGAAGTTTCGCGGCTGACCGGTGAAGACAAGCTTCGGTGA
- a CDS encoding LysR family transcriptional regulator, with the protein MTLLQLKYIVKIVECGSMNEASHELYVSQPALSSSVKELENELGIDIFTRSSQGIALTVDGAEFLTYARQVLDQASLLEERYKNAKPRKQLCRVSTQHYMFAVEAFVEMISSTNSDEYEFTIRETRTKDIINQVANMQSEIGIIYLSDFNKDVLGKLLRGKHLEFHPLFRAGLHVFLSRNNPLAAKSKITMKDLEPYPFLQYEQGEEGSFYFAEEAVWPEYSPKQINVTDRATILNFIVGLNGYTVCTGIDNEDLNNEKIVTVPLESEESMLVGWITNERAKLSSAASMYLDKLRSVVDSHGYDIID; encoded by the coding sequence ATGACCCTGCTGCAGTTGAAATATATCGTCAAGATCGTCGAATGCGGTTCGATGAACGAGGCCTCCCATGAATTGTATGTGTCGCAGCCCGCGTTGAGTTCCTCCGTGAAGGAGCTCGAGAATGAGCTGGGCATCGACATCTTCACCCGTTCGTCCCAAGGCATCGCGCTCACCGTCGATGGAGCGGAATTCCTCACATACGCACGCCAGGTTCTCGATCAGGCGTCACTGCTCGAGGAACGCTATAAGAATGCGAAGCCTCGCAAGCAGCTCTGCCGTGTTTCCACCCAGCATTACATGTTCGCCGTCGAGGCTTTCGTCGAGATGATAAGCTCGACGAATTCGGACGAATATGAATTCACCATTCGTGAGACGCGCACGAAGGACATCATCAATCAGGTCGCGAACATGCAGTCGGAGATCGGCATCATCTATCTTTCCGATTTCAACAAGGATGTGCTGGGAAAGCTGCTTCGCGGCAAGCATCTTGAATTCCACCCGCTGTTCAGGGCAGGATTGCATGTGTTCCTGTCAAGAAACAATCCTCTCGCCGCAAAGTCGAAGATCACGATGAAGGATCTGGAACCATATCCCTTCCTGCAATACGAACAGGGCGAGGAGGGCAGCTTCTACTTCGCGGAGGAGGCCGTCTGGCCGGAATACTCCCCCAAGCAGATCAACGTCACGGATCGAGCCACCATCTTGAACTTCATCGTGGGACTCAATGGCTACACCGTCTGCACCGGCATCGACAACGAGGACCTGAACAACGAGAAGATAGTCACGGTGCCTCTTGAATCGGAGGAGTCGATGCTGGTTGGCTGGATCACCAACGAACGTGCCAAGCTTTCCAGTGCGGCGAGCATGTATCTCGACAAGCTTCGCAGCGTCGTGGACTCGCACGGCTACGACATAATCGACTGA
- a CDS encoding pyruvate oxidase, with the protein MSTKAADQLVSVLMNWNVKHVYGLPGDSIDTTVDALRRNQDKIKFVQVRHEEVAALAAASSAKLTGGLGVCLSIGGPGAIHMLNGLYDAKMDHVPVLALLGQVTTGDINEGYFQEVNTPKLFDDVAVFNKTISASDNLGKIVDSAIRAAMTKKGVAVLTIPDDLPDHKVSGSYQDSATAFGLNAPKVDDAQIDQIATMLAQSQKPLALIGKGAEHAGKELQRLVETNHIPFILTMPAKGTIADDHANSLGNVGKLGTKPAYEAMKSTDLLLMVGTNYPYTPYLPAEGQAKCIQIDTCPENLGSRYALDVAIDGDAAAVISQLNEKGAVRTDDRFLTACQKDMDSWNRWMSEKRGLNTSPASPEAVFAAVDETAPKDAVYSIDVGTSTSWGARFLHVQPTQKYSISAWLGTMGCGLPSAIAGAEAFPERKNISISGDGAFAMVMQDFVTAVKYKLPIIQVVINNQKLAFIEYEQQSAGQLNYEIDLEDMDYAKFAEAAGGVGYTARSNAEFKDALAKAYGESDRPVLINVYVKDNAPLPGKIVGEEAKGYTKYGTQYLENYWKIPSMPPLKDIMRQFF; encoded by the coding sequence ATGTCGACAAAAGCGGCTGATCAGCTGGTCAGTGTTCTGATGAACTGGAATGTCAAGCATGTGTATGGCTTGCCCGGTGATTCGATTGATACCACGGTGGACGCCTTGCGCCGCAACCAGGACAAAATCAAGTTCGTGCAGGTCAGGCATGAGGAAGTCGCGGCACTCGCAGCGGCGTCCAGCGCCAAACTAACCGGGGGACTGGGAGTCTGCCTTTCCATCGGCGGTCCTGGTGCGATTCACATGCTGAACGGTCTGTATGACGCGAAGATGGATCATGTCCCTGTGCTTGCGCTGCTCGGTCAGGTGACGACCGGCGACATCAACGAGGGCTACTTCCAGGAGGTCAACACCCCGAAGCTTTTCGACGACGTAGCTGTCTTCAACAAGACCATCAGCGCATCCGACAATCTTGGAAAGATAGTCGATTCCGCAATCCGTGCAGCCATGACGAAGAAGGGCGTCGCCGTGCTGACGATTCCCGATGACCTTCCCGATCACAAGGTCAGCGGAAGCTATCAGGACAGCGCCACTGCATTCGGACTGAATGCCCCCAAGGTTGACGACGCCCAGATAGATCAGATCGCCACGATGCTAGCGCAGTCCCAGAAGCCACTCGCCTTGATTGGCAAGGGCGCGGAGCATGCGGGCAAGGAACTGCAACGCCTCGTCGAGACGAACCATATTCCGTTCATCCTCACGATGCCTGCCAAGGGAACGATTGCCGATGACCATGCGAACAGCTTGGGCAACGTCGGCAAGCTGGGCACCAAGCCTGCATACGAAGCCATGAAGTCGACGGATCTGCTGCTTATGGTCGGGACGAACTACCCGTACACCCCGTATCTGCCAGCAGAGGGCCAGGCAAAGTGCATCCAGATCGATACCTGCCCCGAGAACCTGGGCAGCCGGTATGCACTTGACGTCGCCATCGATGGCGACGCCGCTGCCGTCATCTCGCAGTTGAATGAGAAGGGCGCGGTGCGCACCGATGACCGCTTCCTGACCGCATGCCAGAAGGATATGGATAGCTGGAACAGGTGGATGTCGGAGAAGCGTGGACTGAACACCTCTCCCGCATCGCCAGAGGCAGTGTTTGCCGCAGTCGACGAGACCGCGCCGAAGGATGCCGTCTATTCAATCGACGTGGGCACGTCAACGTCGTGGGGGGCGCGTTTCCTCCACGTTCAGCCAACGCAGAAATACTCCATCTCCGCATGGCTTGGCACCATGGGCTGTGGCCTGCCAAGCGCCATCGCCGGAGCCGAGGCATTCCCGGAAAGAAAGAACATCAGCATCTCCGGTGATGGTGCCTTTGCCATGGTCATGCAGGACTTCGTGACCGCAGTCAAGTACAAGCTGCCGATCATCCAGGTCGTCATCAACAACCAGAAGCTCGCCTTCATCGAGTATGAACAGCAGAGTGCCGGTCAGCTGAACTACGAGATAGATCTGGAAGACATGGATTACGCCAAGTTCGCCGAGGCTGCCGGTGGCGTCGGCTACACCGCCCGCAGCAATGCCGAATTCAAGGATGCACTGGCGAAGGCTTATGGGGAAAGCGACAGGCCGGTGCTCATCAACGTCTATGTGAAGGACAATGCGCCACTGCCGGGCAAGATCGTCGGCGAGGAGGCCAAGGGGTACACGAAGTATGGCACCCAATACCTTGAGAACTATTGGAAGATTCCTTCGATGCCACCGTTGAAGGACATCATGCGCCAGTTCTTCTAA
- a CDS encoding dihydroorotate dehydrogenase gives MTSVTTAPSPQNLQGMVTKPWKHSTMVAGVPWKNLVGTASGTFNVEACSRFYDVSQMGAVSTKGVSIVPWEGNPTPRTAETPAGTVNSVGLQNPGLDHYLANDLPILKRMGANVITNVAGHSDEDYIRVVERLADKPCDMLEINVSCPNVSHGGMSVGTDVNALHHLISQLRGITDKPMIVKLSPNVTDIVSIAKAAVDAGADALSLINTLVGMRIDTRTGKPILANVTGGVSGPCIFPIALGFVWRVRRALPDIPIIGIGGISSGDNALEYLYAGANAVEVGAAALLDPIAPLRIARELDDLLDTRPELAEKLAEGRTW, from the coding sequence ATGACATCTGTGACGACAGCACCATCGCCTCAGAATCTGCAGGGGATGGTGACGAAGCCATGGAAGCATTCGACCATGGTCGCAGGAGTGCCATGGAAGAATCTCGTGGGAACGGCATCGGGAACCTTCAACGTGGAGGCGTGCAGCAGATTCTATGATGTCTCTCAGATGGGCGCCGTCTCGACGAAGGGCGTCTCGATCGTTCCATGGGAAGGCAACCCGACGCCAAGAACCGCGGAGACCCCGGCAGGCACCGTGAACTCGGTCGGACTGCAGAACCCCGGCCTCGATCACTATCTGGCCAACGATCTGCCGATTCTCAAGCGCATGGGCGCGAATGTCATCACCAATGTCGCCGGTCACAGCGACGAGGACTACATCAGGGTGGTGGAACGCCTGGCCGACAAGCCATGCGACATGCTGGAAATCAATGTGAGCTGTCCGAACGTCTCGCATGGGGGAATGTCAGTGGGAACCGATGTGAACGCGCTGCATCACCTCATATCACAGCTCCGTGGCATAACGGACAAGCCCATGATCGTCAAGCTTTCTCCCAATGTCACCGATATCGTCAGCATCGCCAAGGCTGCCGTCGATGCCGGAGCCGATGCCCTGAGTCTCATCAATACCCTGGTTGGCATGAGAATCGACACGCGCACGGGAAAGCCGATTCTTGCCAACGTAACCGGTGGCGTCTCCGGCCCGTGCATATTCCCGATCGCCCTTGGCTTTGTATGGCGGGTTCGCAGAGCGCTGCCCGATATTCCAATCATTGGCATCGGTGGCATCTCGAGCGGTGACAATGCTTTGGAGTACCTTTATGCGGGAGCGAATGCAGTGGAGGTCGGAGCTGCGGCTTTGCTCGATCCTATAGCGCCTCTGCGAATCGCACGGGAGCTTGACGATCTGTTGGACACTCGACCTGAGTTGGCCGAGAAACTTGCGGAAGGACGCACATGGTAG